One Micavibrio aeruginosavorus ARL-13 genomic window carries:
- the nuoE gene encoding NADH-quinone oxidoreductase subunit NuoE → MKKHVDLNADYQPENFTFRDTAQVEEIISRYPEGRQRSATMPLLDLAQRQMAEDGAKATPPFGGWIPRAAMDEIARILDLPKIKVYEVATFYSMYNLAPVGKYLVQVCTTTPCWLCGAGDIKKACEDHLGIKTGENTKDGMFTVVEVECLGACVNAPMIQINDDFYEDLSPLRMKDILSALKDGKDVPVGSQTGRKCSMSAAGPTSLEDLAKKVGVV, encoded by the coding sequence GTGAAAAAGCACGTCGACCTGAATGCAGATTATCAGCCGGAGAATTTCACCTTCCGCGACACCGCGCAGGTAGAGGAAATTATCTCCCGTTATCCGGAAGGTCGCCAGCGCAGCGCCACCATGCCGTTGCTGGATCTGGCGCAACGCCAAATGGCCGAAGATGGCGCGAAGGCAACACCGCCGTTCGGTGGCTGGATTCCACGCGCGGCGATGGACGAAATTGCCCGTATTCTGGATCTGCCGAAGATCAAGGTGTACGAAGTTGCAACATTCTACTCCATGTACAATCTGGCCCCGGTTGGGAAATATCTGGTGCAGGTTTGCACGACCACGCCGTGCTGGCTGTGCGGTGCAGGCGATATTAAAAAGGCCTGCGAAGATCATCTGGGCATCAAAACCGGCGAAAACACCAAGGACGGCATGTTCACGGTGGTCGAGGTTGAATGCCTGGGCGCGTGCGTGAATGCACCGATGATCCAGATCAATGATGATTTTTACGAAGATCTGAGCCCGTTGCGCATGAAGGATATTCTGAGCGCGCTGAAAGACGGGAAAGATGTTCCGGTTGGATCGCAAACGGGCCGTAAATGCTCCATGTCCGCCGCTGGGCCGACATCGTTGGAAGATCTGGCGAAAAAAGTTGGAGTTGTGTGA
- a CDS encoding NADH-quinone oxidoreductase subunit D, whose translation MGSVKNDSAALDIGEETQIRPYTMNFGPQHPAAHGVLRLVLEMEGEVVERADPHIGLLHRGTEKLIEYKTYMQAVPYFDRLDYVAPMNQEHAFALATEKLLGITVPKRAQYIRVLYCELGRILNHLLNITTFALDVGAITPALWGFEEREKGMEFYERVCGARLHANYFRPGGVSQDLPAGLLDDMMDWVEKSVPAVIDDLDDLMTGNRIFKQRTVDIGVVTKEEALNWGFTGPMLRGSGVAWDLRKSQPYEVYADMDFDIPVGKTGDCYARYLVRMEEMRQSLKIMKQAIQQMPGGPVKVDDRKIAPPPRGEMKSSMEALIHHFKLYTEGYHVPAGETYAAVEAPKGEFGVYLVSDGGNRPYRCRIRAPGFLHLQGLDFMSRGHMLADVVANIGSMDIVFGEIDR comes from the coding sequence ATGGGCTCCGTGAAGAATGATAGCGCCGCACTGGATATTGGCGAAGAAACACAAATTCGTCCGTACACGATGAACTTCGGCCCGCAACACCCGGCCGCGCACGGTGTGCTGCGTCTGGTGTTGGAAATGGAAGGCGAAGTTGTTGAACGCGCCGATCCGCACATTGGTCTGTTGCACCGTGGTACGGAAAAACTGATTGAATATAAAACCTATATGCAGGCGGTGCCGTATTTCGACCGCCTGGATTACGTGGCCCCGATGAACCAGGAACATGCGTTCGCTCTGGCCACGGAAAAATTGCTGGGCATTACGGTTCCGAAACGGGCGCAGTATATCCGCGTTCTGTACTGTGAACTGGGTCGTATCCTGAACCACCTTCTGAACATCACCACCTTTGCGCTGGACGTTGGTGCGATCACGCCGGCCCTGTGGGGATTTGAAGAGCGTGAGAAGGGGATGGAATTTTATGAACGCGTGTGTGGCGCACGCCTGCACGCGAACTATTTCCGCCCGGGTGGTGTGTCACAGGATCTTCCGGCGGGTCTGCTGGATGACATGATGGATTGGGTTGAAAAATCCGTTCCGGCGGTCATTGATGACCTCGACGATCTGATGACCGGAAACCGCATTTTCAAACAGCGGACTGTGGATATCGGTGTCGTGACGAAGGAGGAGGCGCTGAACTGGGGCTTTACCGGCCCGATGTTGCGTGGTTCCGGCGTTGCGTGGGATTTGCGTAAATCCCAGCCGTACGAAGTTTACGCCGATATGGATTTCGACATTCCGGTTGGTAAGACGGGCGATTGCTATGCCCGTTATCTGGTCCGCATGGAAGAAATGCGCCAATCGCTGAAAATTATGAAGCAGGCGATCCAGCAAATGCCGGGTGGCCCGGTGAAGGTTGATGATCGTAAGATCGCGCCGCCGCCGCGTGGGGAAATGAAATCCTCAATGGAAGCATTGATCCACCATTTCAAACTATACACTGAGGGCTATCACGTTCCGGCGGGCGAAACATACGCCGCGGTCGAGGCGCCGAAAGGGGAATTTGGCGTGTATCTGGTATCCGATGGTGGAAACCGTCCGTATCGTTGCCGCATTCGTGCGCCGGGATTCCTGCACTTGCAAGGTCTGGATTTCATGAGCCGTGGCCATATGCTGGCCGACGTTGTGGCCAATATTGGTTCCATGGACATCGTGTTCGGGGAGATTGACCGATAA
- a CDS encoding NADH-quinone oxidoreductase subunit C yields MSDEGALESIMDLAEHIHESLDRAVIEHTVERGTPVFTVKRDHIIPVLQFLRDDMECQFTTIIDICGVDFPDRPERFEVVYNLLSITQNQRVRVKLTAAEDTPVPSVVSVFSGAGWLEREVWDMYGVYFTGNPDLRRILTDYGFEGHPQRKDFPLTGYVELRYDEELKRVVYEPVKLTQDFRRFDYTSPWEGMVDVQLPGDEKAVKPNFGYRDPKKKSVGGDA; encoded by the coding sequence ATGTCCGATGAAGGCGCCCTCGAATCCATCATGGATCTGGCCGAACATATTCACGAAAGCTTGGACCGCGCGGTGATTGAACACACCGTTGAACGTGGTACGCCCGTGTTCACGGTCAAGCGTGACCATATTATTCCGGTTCTGCAATTCCTGCGCGATGATATGGAGTGCCAGTTCACGACAATCATCGACATTTGCGGCGTCGATTTCCCGGACCGTCCGGAGCGTTTTGAGGTTGTTTACAATCTGCTGTCCATTACCCAGAACCAGCGCGTACGCGTGAAACTGACCGCGGCGGAAGATACGCCGGTGCCGTCCGTTGTCAGCGTGTTCAGTGGTGCGGGTTGGTTGGAACGCGAAGTGTGGGACATGTATGGCGTGTATTTCACGGGTAACCCGGATCTGCGCCGTATCCTGACCGACTATGGTTTCGAAGGTCACCCGCAGCGTAAAGATTTCCCGCTGACTGGCTATGTTGAACTGCGTTATGACGAGGAGTTGAAGCGCGTTGTTTATGAACCCGTCAAATTGACTCAGGATTTCCGCCGGTTCGATTATACCAGCCCGTGGGAAGGTATGGTTGACGTACAATTGCCCGGTGATGAAAAAGCGGTGAAACCCAATTTTGGTTACCGTGATCCGAAGAAGAAATCCGTAGGAGGAGACGCGTAA
- a CDS encoding NuoB/complex I 20 kDa subunit family protein, protein MSHDRHVFTAPPAPLETGLAMPPAAQQDVVPAAISKHLNEKGFLLTQADNLFDWARTGSLWPMTFGLACCAVEMIHAYMSRYDLDRFGMIPRPSPRQSDVMIVAGTLTNKMAPALRRVYDQMPEPRWVVSMGSCANGGGYYHYSYSVVRGCDRIVPVDIYVPGCPPTAEALVYGLLQLQKKIQREDTRIVR, encoded by the coding sequence ATGTCACATGATCGTCACGTCTTTACCGCACCGCCTGCGCCGCTGGAAACAGGATTGGCTATGCCGCCCGCCGCGCAGCAGGACGTTGTGCCCGCCGCGATTTCAAAGCATCTGAATGAAAAGGGCTTTCTGCTGACGCAGGCCGATAACCTGTTCGATTGGGCGCGCACCGGTTCGCTGTGGCCGATGACGTTCGGTCTGGCGTGCTGTGCGGTGGAGATGATCCACGCGTATATGAGCCGTTATGACCTCGACCGTTTCGGCATGATCCCGCGCCCCAGCCCGCGTCAATCCGACGTGATGATTGTGGCCGGAACACTGACCAACAAAATGGCCCCGGCGCTGCGCCGTGTGTATGACCAGATGCCGGAACCCCGCTGGGTTGTTTCGATGGGGTCGTGCGCGAATGGTGGCGGTTATTACCATTATTCATACTCCGTCGTGCGCGGATGCGACCGGATTGTTCCGGTTGATATTTACGTGCCCGGATGCCCGCCGACCGCGGAAGCGCTGGTTTACGGCTTGTTGCAATTGCAAAAGAAAATCCAGCGTGAAGACACGCGGATCGTTCGATAA
- a CDS encoding NADH-quinone oxidoreductase subunit A produces MAPSDLLLNYLPILVFIVIAGGMSVAMIVASLLAGKRNPDVNKLSAYECGFDAFDDARHKFDVRFYLVAILFIIFDLEVAFLFPWAVTLGDIGVFGFWSMVTFLGILTVGFIYEWKKGALDWE; encoded by the coding sequence ATGGCCCCTTCAGACCTCCTTCTGAACTATCTTCCGATCCTTGTTTTTATCGTCATTGCGGGCGGCATGTCGGTCGCCATGATCGTGGCGTCATTGCTGGCCGGGAAACGCAATCCCGATGTGAACAAGCTGTCCGCTTATGAATGCGGTTTCGATGCGTTCGACGATGCACGGCACAAATTTGATGTGCGGTTCTATCTGGTCGCCATCTTGTTCATCATCTTCGATCTGGAAGTTGCGTTCCTGTTCCCCTGGGCGGTTACGCTGGGCGACATTGGCGTCTTCGGGTTCTGGTCCATGGTCACGTTCCTTGGAATTCTGACGGTTGGGTTCATATATGAATGGAAAAAAGGCGCGTTGGATTGGGAGTAA
- a CDS encoding inverse autotransporter beta-barrel domain-containing protein: MKKAFLLSSVACLVLSGADIAAAQSTHGIPAFTSAPCRYYPGHIDVEGKYGDRKIGETAIFLPVACSPDTLLFSDIRLKADDQSNREINLGLGTRFLKENGVLGGYVYFDRKRSGFSEEMHSQLTAGAEWLAEEWEVRANGYAPLSDDVLVDTAATLSDPYLSGTGLFVDSQSMVIREQPLYGGDVEAGAKIPKTDLWMYLAGYSFSGDDSPTMVGVRARARYEITDNIALTAEGQYDDERGRDGWVGARFTLPFGGSGKDLTGLKARMTASPVRDVDVVTASKAETSGAPQAVAVLNATTGTAQRIIYIDNQAAGGGDGSMENPFNNLADVQAALQDHDVVYIYTGVGSNGMDSGLVISNTGVQVVGAGTDFVYDSNRFSASGAGRFNNTVLIAGSAAPTLTNGAGVGITVTASDVAVSGVTVDGTTGAGVLVDSVANFTLRDSTIQNSGAHGVFIDADNVTGAYTLTDNVLTGNGTAAGNDTIRIYTSGTSDIDFNVSGNEITGNNYRGIHMDLAGNATVDIDVHDNDVNNNVGDGFRIGNATGGATNVVLNGSIENNNFSNALTDNVIEPDIDTSGLVIRMDQNMTAGSLANRLMIHNNTMSDNSEDGFGLWAFGGTVYAEVSDNTMQDNQDDGAEIRAQNNGAVDGFMDVNIYRNTASGHSENGIQIDARSGSSQSYAHFDGNTTYDNAGRGLYVATLEDSVTVGSVANPVILENNISYNNGIGIGAAAGVGNSSEIHTIIRNNQIYDNTTDGIYLEASGTANSLTATVEGNTITGNDSNGMDVRTANTGTLDLTVDDNDVTTSTAQNLYFDTRNTSTANIVLTSNRISEAGGDGVEFNIQGDSDVTGSMTDNVIEDNTEYGVFITARDASGRMGTAGTAYTMSGNTIRDNDLSNMYVRTAAGAAPFVYISMFDNILTGSAQRGIEIQEFDSTAGTNNLVIDMGGGAFASTGGNQVYDNAGINVYYNPDIAASVLKAENNWWGQDADPSTFDEASDSDGANEFGGANGATIDASPRLSTAP, from the coding sequence ATGAAAAAAGCGTTTTTGCTGTCTTCTGTTGCATGTCTTGTGTTGAGTGGGGCGGATATCGCGGCGGCGCAAAGCACGCACGGTATTCCGGCCTTTACCTCTGCGCCATGTCGTTATTATCCCGGGCACATTGATGTCGAGGGGAAATACGGGGATCGCAAGATTGGGGAAACCGCGATCTTCCTGCCTGTGGCGTGTTCACCGGATACGCTGCTTTTTTCTGATATTCGCCTGAAGGCTGATGACCAGAGCAACCGTGAAATCAACCTGGGTCTGGGGACTCGTTTTCTGAAGGAAAACGGAGTTTTGGGCGGGTACGTGTATTTTGACCGGAAACGATCCGGGTTCAGCGAAGAAATGCATTCGCAATTAACCGCTGGGGCGGAATGGCTGGCCGAAGAATGGGAAGTGCGCGCCAATGGCTATGCGCCGTTGAGCGATGATGTTTTGGTCGATACGGCTGCGACGCTCAGCGATCCGTATTTGTCCGGCACGGGTCTGTTCGTTGATTCTCAATCCATGGTCATTCGTGAACAACCGCTTTATGGCGGTGATGTTGAGGCCGGTGCCAAGATCCCGAAAACAGATTTATGGATGTATTTGGCTGGCTATAGCTTTAGCGGCGATGATTCTCCAACTATGGTTGGTGTGCGGGCCCGGGCGCGATACGAAATTACCGACAACATAGCGCTGACCGCCGAAGGGCAGTATGACGATGAACGGGGTCGGGATGGCTGGGTCGGGGCGCGATTTACATTACCATTTGGAGGGTCGGGCAAGGATCTGACCGGGTTGAAAGCGCGTATGACGGCGTCGCCTGTGCGTGATGTTGATGTCGTGACGGCCAGCAAGGCCGAAACGTCCGGTGCGCCGCAGGCTGTTGCGGTTTTGAATGCGACAACGGGTACAGCCCAACGGATTATTTATATTGATAACCAGGCCGCAGGCGGTGGTGACGGGTCAATGGAAAATCCGTTCAATAATCTGGCCGATGTACAGGCCGCGTTACAGGACCATGATGTCGTTTACATCTATACGGGTGTGGGATCAAACGGCATGGATTCGGGGCTGGTTATCAGCAACACCGGGGTTCAGGTTGTTGGTGCAGGAACAGATTTTGTTTATGACAGCAACCGATTCAGCGCATCGGGTGCGGGCCGTTTTAACAACACTGTTTTAATTGCGGGAAGTGCTGCGCCGACACTGACCAACGGGGCCGGGGTTGGCATTACTGTGACGGCGAGTGACGTTGCGGTATCGGGCGTGACGGTGGACGGGACCACGGGTGCTGGCGTTCTGGTCGATAGTGTTGCGAATTTCACTTTACGAGACTCGACCATCCAAAACTCCGGCGCGCATGGCGTGTTTATCGATGCGGATAATGTGACCGGGGCCTATACATTGACCGATAACGTGCTGACCGGTAACGGGACAGCGGCGGGGAATGATACCATTCGTATCTATACCTCAGGCACGTCTGATATTGATTTTAACGTCAGTGGCAATGAAATCACGGGCAATAATTATCGCGGCATTCACATGGATCTTGCCGGTAATGCGACTGTAGATATCGATGTTCATGACAATGACGTCAACAATAACGTCGGCGACGGGTTCCGGATCGGCAATGCCACAGGCGGTGCCACAAACGTGGTGTTGAACGGAAGTATTGAAAACAATAATTTCAGCAACGCCCTAACCGACAATGTTATTGAACCGGATATTGATACATCAGGTCTGGTGATCCGAATGGACCAGAACATGACGGCGGGCAGCCTGGCCAATCGGTTGATGATCCATAACAATACGATGTCCGATAACTCGGAAGACGGTTTCGGGCTGTGGGCGTTTGGTGGCACGGTCTATGCCGAAGTGTCGGATAACACCATGCAGGATAACCAGGATGATGGTGCCGAAATCCGGGCGCAGAATAACGGCGCTGTGGATGGGTTTATGGATGTAAATATTTATCGAAATACGGCCAGCGGCCATTCTGAAAACGGTATCCAGATTGATGCCCGTTCCGGTTCGTCGCAAAGCTATGCCCACTTTGATGGGAATACAACATACGACAACGCCGGGCGTGGCTTGTATGTAGCGACGTTGGAAGATTCTGTTACGGTCGGATCGGTCGCCAATCCCGTTATCCTGGAGAATAATATTTCCTACAACAACGGCATCGGTATTGGTGCCGCCGCAGGTGTTGGGAATAGCAGTGAAATCCACACAATTATCCGCAATAACCAGATCTATGACAACACGACAGACGGTATTTATCTGGAAGCCAGTGGCACGGCGAACAGCCTGACGGCCACGGTTGAGGGCAACACCATTACCGGGAACGACAGCAACGGTATGGATGTGCGCACGGCCAATACCGGCACACTGGATCTGACCGTTGATGACAATGATGTGACAACGTCAACAGCCCAGAATTTGTATTTCGATACGCGTAACACATCGACCGCGAATATTGTTTTGACATCCAACCGGATCAGCGAGGCTGGCGGTGATGGTGTTGAATTTAATATTCAGGGGGATTCCGACGTTACGGGTTCCATGACGGACAACGTGATTGAGGACAATACCGAATACGGCGTCTTCATCACTGCGCGCGATGCCAGCGGGCGGATGGGCACGGCGGGTACGGCCTATACCATGTCGGGCAATACAATCCGCGACAATGATCTGTCGAATATGTATGTGCGCACGGCGGCGGGGGCGGCACCCTTTGTCTATATCAGCATGTTTGACAACATCCTGACCGGTTCCGCGCAGCGCGGCATCGAAATTCAGGAATTCGACAGCACGGCTGGCACCAACAACCTGGTCATCGATATGGGGGGCGGTGCGTTTGCCAGCACCGGCGGCAACCAGGTTTATGACAATGCGGGAATTAACGTTTACTATAATCCGGATATTGCAGCCTCGGTGCTGAAGGCGGAAAACAACTGGTGGGGTCAGGATGCCGACCCATCCACATTTGATGAAGCATCCGACAGCGACGGGGCCAACGAGTTTGGCGGTGCCAATGGAGCGACCATTGATGCGTCACCGCGGCTGAGTACGGCGCCATAA
- the ald gene encoding alanine dehydrogenase, whose product MKIGVPKEIKAQEHRVGLVPSSVKEFIARGHQVIVETGAGAGINFSDDDYKKAGATIKGTAKEIFAEADMIVKVKEPQPVECKMLREDQLLFTYLHLAPDPEQAKGLMESGCVAIAYETVTGRDGRGLPLLAPMSEIAGRLSVLVGANNMMKHMGGVGRLISGVPGVRPGNVLVIGGGVAGFNAARVAVGMGANVTILERDHDRLRTLDDYFRGQANVIYSSMDSVEQYVQVCDLVIGAVLIPGAAAPKLVTKPMLKTMIPGSVIVDIAIDQGGCFETSHATTHKDPTYVVDDVVHYCVANMPGAVPLSSALALNHAVLPYALALADKGWKRAVLEDPNLRNGLNVCRGEITYRSVAESLNLPFNPEPKALAA is encoded by the coding sequence ATGAAAATCGGCGTGCCAAAGGAAATCAAGGCTCAGGAACATCGTGTCGGTCTGGTGCCGTCATCGGTGAAGGAATTTATTGCGCGCGGTCATCAGGTGATCGTTGAAACCGGAGCCGGGGCTGGCATTAATTTCAGCGACGATGATTACAAAAAGGCGGGCGCGACGATTAAAGGCACCGCCAAAGAAATTTTTGCCGAAGCCGATATGATCGTAAAGGTGAAAGAGCCGCAACCCGTTGAATGCAAGATGTTGCGCGAAGATCAATTGCTGTTCACCTATCTGCATCTGGCCCCGGACCCGGAACAGGCCAAAGGGTTGATGGAGTCCGGATGTGTAGCCATTGCCTATGAAACGGTGACGGGGCGTGATGGTCGCGGGTTGCCGTTGCTGGCCCCGATGTCGGAAATTGCAGGCCGCCTGTCCGTTTTGGTCGGCGCCAACAATATGATGAAACATATGGGCGGTGTTGGCCGTCTGATTTCCGGCGTGCCGGGCGTTCGTCCGGGTAATGTGCTGGTGATTGGTGGCGGCGTCGCCGGGTTTAACGCGGCGCGCGTGGCCGTGGGCATGGGCGCGAATGTGACCATTCTGGAACGTGACCATGATCGTCTGCGTACACTGGACGATTATTTCCGTGGTCAGGCCAATGTGATTTATTCCAGCATGGATTCTGTTGAACAATATGTGCAGGTGTGTGATCTGGTGATTGGCGCGGTGCTGATCCCCGGGGCGGCGGCACCGAAACTGGTGACCAAGCCGATGTTAAAAACCATGATTCCGGGCTCGGTGATTGTCGATATCGCCATCGACCAGGGTGGGTGTTTCGAAACCAGCCATGCCACAACGCACAAAGATCCGACCTATGTCGTGGATGATGTCGTGCATTACTGCGTGGCGAATATGCCGGGGGCTGTGCCGTTGTCGTCCGCTCTGGCGTTGAACCACGCTGTTCTGCCTTATGCGCTGGCGTTGGCTGATAAGGGATGGAAACGCGCTGTGCTGGAAGATCCTAATTTGCGAAACGGGCTGAATGTCTGCCGCGGTGAAATTACCTATCGTAGCGTGGCTGAATCGCTGAATCTGCCATTTAATCCCGAGCCCAAGGCCCTTGCGGCCTGA
- a CDS encoding HU family DNA-binding protein, protein MNKQDLINHVAKVTGLAKAQAQEAVEATFEGIKETLQGGDDVRLVGFGTFTVSARAATTGRNPRTGEAIAIPASKQPKFKAGKELKDAVNG, encoded by the coding sequence GTGAACAAACAAGATCTGATCAACCACGTTGCAAAAGTGACCGGCCTGGCCAAAGCACAAGCGCAAGAAGCTGTAGAAGCCACGTTCGAAGGCATCAAAGAAACCCTGCAAGGCGGTGACGATGTCCGTCTGGTTGGTTTCGGCACCTTCACGGTATCCGCACGCGCTGCCACCACGGGCCGCAACCCGCGCACGGGTGAAGCCATTGCAATTCCGGCCTCCAAACAGCCGAAATTCAAAGCCGGTAAAGAGCTGAAAGACGCTGTAAACGGCTAA
- the lon gene encoding endopeptidase La gives MIGFQSSSKDAVLPVLPLRDIVVFPHMIVPLFVGREKSVKALENVMREDKQILLATQKSPSVDDPGPDDLYMVGTIGTILQLLKLPDGTVKVLVEGSRRVKINTYAAHLDYLEASVTDVIDDVKEDEESEALARAVVNQFEQYVKLNKKIPPEVIVSVNQIENISKLADTIAAHLALKIEEKQELLEIPLTIDRLEKIFGYMEGEIGVLQVEKRIRNRVKRQMEKTQREYYLNEQMKAIQKELGDNGEGVDELTELERKIDESKMSKDARDKAKGELKKLRSMSPMSAEATVVRNYLDWILSVPWNKRTRVKKDIKEAQHILDKEHYGLEKVKERILEYLAVQQRANKVKGPILCLVGPPGVGKTSLGQSIARATNRNFVRMSLGGVRDESEIRGHRRTYIGAMPGKVIQGMKKAKSSNPLFLLDEVDKLGQDWRGDPSSALLEVLDPEQNTTFNDHYLELDYDLSDVMFICTANSLNMPQPLLDRMEIIRVAGYTEDEKLEIVKRHLLKKQIKAAGLKPSEFKVSDAAIRDLIRYYTREAGVRNLEREMANLCRKAIKEILMRGKDGGVSVTPKNLEKYAGVRKYRFGEIDEQDRVGIVNGLAYTEFGGDLLSIEAVTMPGKDGKVSTTGNLKEVMRESITVAEMLIKSRAAKFGIDYKKLNETSIHVHVPEGATPKDGPSAGAAMTTAIISALTGIEVRKDVAMTGEINLRGYVTGIGGLKEKLLAASRGGIKKVLIPQENEKDLADIPANVKKMLEIIPVNAIEDVLAHALIRLPEPILGKEEGEIDPVTAKTAENKGEGVIRH, from the coding sequence ATGATCGGTTTCCAGTCTTCATCCAAAGACGCTGTTCTTCCTGTCCTGCCTTTGCGTGACATTGTTGTGTTTCCGCACATGATTGTCCCGCTGTTTGTGGGACGTGAGAAGTCGGTGAAGGCTCTGGAGAACGTGATGCGTGAGGACAAGCAGATTTTGCTGGCCACGCAAAAATCCCCGTCTGTGGATGATCCGGGTCCGGATGATCTGTATATGGTCGGGACCATTGGTACCATTTTGCAATTGCTGAAACTGCCCGACGGAACGGTGAAGGTTCTGGTCGAGGGCAGCCGCCGTGTGAAGATCAACACCTACGCCGCGCATCTGGATTATCTGGAAGCATCCGTCACGGACGTGATCGATGATGTGAAGGAAGACGAGGAAAGCGAAGCGCTGGCCCGTGCCGTCGTGAACCAGTTTGAACAGTATGTGAAGCTGAACAAAAAAATTCCGCCGGAAGTGATTGTGTCCGTGAACCAGATCGAGAACATCTCGAAACTGGCCGATACGATTGCTGCACATCTGGCGCTGAAGATTGAAGAGAAGCAGGAATTGCTGGAAATTCCACTGACCATCGATCGTCTAGAAAAAATCTTTGGTTACATGGAGGGCGAAATCGGCGTTCTGCAGGTTGAAAAACGCATCCGTAACCGCGTGAAACGCCAGATGGAGAAAACCCAGCGTGAGTATTATCTGAACGAGCAAATGAAGGCCATTCAGAAAGAGCTGGGCGACAATGGCGAAGGCGTTGACGAGCTGACCGAGCTGGAACGCAAAATCGATGAATCCAAAATGTCGAAGGATGCCCGCGACAAGGCGAAGGGCGAGTTGAAAAAGCTGCGTTCGATGAGCCCGATGTCGGCGGAAGCCACGGTCGTGCGTAACTATCTCGACTGGATCCTGTCGGTGCCATGGAACAAACGCACTCGCGTGAAGAAAGACATCAAAGAAGCCCAGCACATTCTGGACAAAGAGCATTATGGTCTGGAGAAGGTCAAGGAGCGTATCCTTGAATATCTGGCCGTCCAGCAACGTGCGAACAAGGTGAAGGGCCCGATCCTGTGCCTGGTTGGTCCGCCGGGTGTTGGTAAAACATCGCTGGGTCAATCCATTGCCCGTGCGACGAACCGCAATTTCGTGCGGATGTCGTTGGGTGGCGTGCGCGATGAAAGCGAAATTCGTGGTCACCGCCGCACCTATATCGGCGCGATGCCCGGTAAAGTCATTCAGGGGATGAAGAAGGCCAAATCATCCAACCCGCTGTTCCTGCTCGATGAGGTGGACAAGCTGGGCCAGGATTGGCGCGGCGACCCGTCCAGCGCATTGCTGGAGGTTCTGGACCCGGAACAAAACACGACGTTCAACGATCACTATCTGGAACTGGATTATGATCTGTCCGATGTCATGTTCATTTGCACGGCGAACAGCCTGAACATGCCGCAACCGTTGCTGGACCGTATGGAGATTATCCGTGTGGCCGGTTACACCGAGGATGAGAAGCTGGAAATCGTCAAACGCCATTTGCTGAAAAAGCAAATCAAGGCGGCTGGGCTGAAGCCATCTGAGTTCAAGGTGTCGGATGCGGCGATCCGCGATTTGATCCGTTATTACACGCGTGAAGCGGGTGTGCGGAATCTGGAACGCGAAATGGCCAATCTGTGCCGTAAGGCGATCAAGGAAATTCTGATGCGCGGCAAAGATGGCGGCGTGTCGGTAACACCGAAAAACCTCGAAAAATATGCGGGTGTTCGCAAATATCGCTTCGGCGAAATTGATGAGCAGGACCGCGTTGGTATCGTGAACGGTTTGGCCTACACCGAATTTGGCGGCGATCTGCTGTCGATCGAGGCTGTGACCATGCCGGGTAAAGACGGCAAAGTCTCCACCACGGGTAACTTGAAAGAAGTGATGCGTGAATCCATCACTGTGGCGGAAATGCTGATCAAATCACGCGCGGCGAAATTCGGCATCGATTATAAGAAGCTGAATGAAACCAGCATCCACGTTCACGTGCCGGAAGGCGCAACACCGAAAGACGGTCCGTCCGCCGGTGCGGCGATGACCACGGCAATCATTTCGGCGCTGACCGGCATCGAAGTGCGCAAGGACGTGGCCATGACGGGCGAGATCAACCTGCGCGGTTATGTGACCGGCATTGGCGGCCTGAAAGAAAAATTGCTGGCGGCATCGCGTGGCGGGATTAAGAAGGTTCTGATTCCGCAGGAAAATGAAAAAGACCTGGCGGATATTCCGGCGAATGTGAAGAAGATGCTGGAGATTATCCCGGTCAATGCCATCGAGGACGTGCTGGCCCACGCCCTGATCCGGCTCCCGGAGCCGATATTAGGGAAAGAAGAGGGTGAAATCGACCCGGTTACGGCAAAAACCGCAGAAAATAAGGGGGAAGGCGTGATTCGCCATTGA